In Myxococcales bacterium, the following proteins share a genomic window:
- the nusB gene encoding transcription antitermination factor NusB has product MGNRHKAREFTLQILYQHDAVETPIELVLDLFWRDIQVPPEVREFSDRLVYGVLANQKQIDDLLAQYSENWTLDRMTGVDRNILRVATFEILHCPEIPKNVTINEAVEIGKRFGTEDSGAFINGIIDKIARDFKGQEEPEGQ; this is encoded by the coding sequence ATGGGCAATCGGCATAAAGCGCGCGAATTTACGCTTCAGATTCTTTATCAGCATGACGCGGTGGAAACGCCGATCGAACTGGTGCTCGACCTGTTCTGGCGCGACATCCAGGTGCCGCCGGAGGTGCGGGAGTTTTCCGATCGCCTCGTGTACGGCGTGCTGGCGAACCAGAAGCAGATCGACGACCTGCTGGCGCAGTACAGCGAGAACTGGACGCTGGATCGCATGACCGGCGTGGACCGCAATATTTTGCGCGTGGCGACGTTCGAGATCCTGCACTGCCCGGAAATACCGAAGAACGTCACGATCAACGAGGCAGTGGAGATCGGCAAACGGTTCGGCACGGAGGATTCCGGCGCGTTCATCAACGGGATCATCGATAAAATCGCGCGGGACTTCAAAGGACAAGAGGAACCCGAGGGGCAATGA
- a CDS encoding phospho-sugar mutase, producing the protein MNERIAHYLKILDFLREVGEITPDTYHNASTWLTDPEYEEFQAGVLDLIRPTPLIDAFYQIIPFGTGGRRGTVGVGANRMNARTVGESAAGVAAYIKSLDRDGSLARRGVVVAHDVRLSSPEFTRITAEVIAAAGIKVYLFDGPRTTPLLSFAVRLLKTIAGVVVTASHNPPQDNGFKAYWEDGGQVVAPHDKAILEMVRQVKKLDRLDLDQAKAAGLVEVLDDRVDRAYLEMIRRDAIFCDERAATLVYSPLHGAGFTNVPPALKAAGFDAVQMPEAQTVPDGRFPTVVNNYPNPEVPAAMDAAVQLGRRIEADLVMASDPDADRLGIFVPKPDGTFAYLTGNQFQAVMLEFILARRQEQGRLPADAYVLTTLVTTKLLRAIAEKFGVEIVDHLLVGFKNIAAVIHEREEKGQPPHSLVFACEESIGYMVSPEVRDKDSGAAAVTAAQMAAYYKARGESLWERLQRVYATYGYFSDTSFSVFLEGEAGAEKMRKLMDALRDRPPAAIAGLSVTAVIDRQRDTEWRAATGEKKSLGLDRSNVLVFVLGDSGLDAVTVRPSGTEPKIKHYIAYHGDYAQRDAVDEKAAAIAADIKRIENEILAKI; encoded by the coding sequence ATGAACGAACGGATCGCGCACTATCTGAAAATCCTCGATTTCCTGCGTGAAGTCGGGGAAATCACCCCGGACACCTACCACAACGCCAGCACCTGGCTCACCGATCCGGAATACGAGGAATTTCAAGCCGGCGTCCTCGACCTCATCCGCCCGACGCCGCTGATCGATGCGTTCTACCAGATCATTCCCTTCGGCACCGGCGGCCGGCGCGGCACCGTGGGCGTCGGCGCGAATCGCATGAACGCGCGCACGGTCGGCGAATCGGCGGCGGGCGTTGCCGCCTACATCAAAAGCCTCGACCGCGACGGCTCGCTCGCCCGGCGCGGCGTCGTGGTGGCGCACGACGTGCGCCTGTCGTCCCCCGAATTCACCCGCATCACCGCCGAGGTCATCGCCGCGGCGGGCATCAAGGTCTACCTCTTCGACGGGCCGCGCACCACGCCGCTGCTGTCGTTCGCCGTGCGCTTGTTGAAAACCATCGCCGGCGTCGTGGTCACCGCCAGCCACAACCCGCCGCAGGACAACGGCTTCAAAGCCTACTGGGAAGACGGCGGGCAGGTGGTGGCGCCGCACGACAAGGCGATTCTCGAGATGGTCCGCCAGGTGAAAAAACTCGATCGCCTCGATCTGGATCAGGCCAAGGCCGCCGGGCTGGTCGAGGTGCTCGACGACCGCGTCGACCGCGCCTATCTCGAGATGATCCGGCGCGACGCGATTTTCTGCGACGAACGCGCCGCGACCCTTGTCTATTCGCCGCTGCACGGGGCCGGGTTCACCAACGTGCCGCCGGCCCTGAAAGCCGCCGGGTTCGACGCCGTGCAAATGCCCGAGGCGCAGACCGTCCCCGACGGCCGCTTTCCGACGGTGGTCAACAACTATCCGAACCCCGAGGTGCCGGCGGCGATGGACGCGGCGGTACAACTGGGCCGCCGGATCGAGGCGGACCTGGTGATGGCGAGCGACCCGGACGCCGACCGCCTCGGCATCTTCGTGCCGAAGCCCGACGGCACATTTGCCTATTTGACCGGCAACCAGTTCCAGGCGGTGATGCTGGAATTCATTCTGGCCCGGCGGCAGGAACAAGGCCGTTTGCCGGCCGACGCTTACGTACTGACCACGCTGGTCACCACGAAGCTGCTGCGCGCTATCGCCGAAAAGTTCGGCGTGGAAATCGTCGATCACCTGCTGGTGGGCTTCAAGAACATCGCGGCCGTCATCCACGAGCGCGAGGAAAAAGGGCAGCCGCCCCATTCGCTGGTTTTCGCCTGCGAGGAATCCATCGGTTACATGGTGAGCCCCGAGGTGCGCGACAAGGACAGCGGCGCGGCGGCGGTCACGGCGGCGCAGATGGCCGCCTACTACAAGGCGCGCGGCGAATCGCTGTGGGAGCGCCTGCAGCGGGTCTACGCCACGTACGGCTACTTTTCGGACACGTCGTTTTCGGTGTTTCTCGAGGGCGAGGCGGGCGCCGAAAAGATGCGCAAATTGATGGACGCGTTGCGCGACCGGCCGCCGGCGGCGATCGCCGGCTTGTCCGTCACGGCGGTGATCGACCGGCAGCGGGACACCGAGTGGCGGGCGGCGACCGGCGAGAAAAAATCCCTCGGCCTCGACCGGAGCAACGTCCTGGTTTTCGTGCTCGGCGACAGCGGCCTGGACGCCGTCACCGTCCGCCCCTCAGGCACCGAACCGAAGATCAAGCACTACATCGCCTACCACGGCGATTACGCCCAGCGTGACGCCGTCGACGAAAAAGCCGCCGCCATCGCCGCCGACATCAAGCGGATCGAGAACGAGATCTTGGCGAAAATATAG
- a CDS encoding bifunctional 3,4-dihydroxy-2-butanone-4-phosphate synthase/GTP cyclohydrolase II, with protein MPFAKIPEVIEAIRQGKMIILVDDEDRENEGDLCLAAEKVSPEAVNFMVKNARGLVCLTMTEERADELQLFPMVSDNTSRFGTAFTVSIEARHGVTTGISAHDRATTIRTAVDPKTQPADLARPGHVFPLRARRGGVLRRTGQTEGSVDLMRMAGLTPMAVICEVMKDDGTMARLPDLRKFAAEHELLICSIADIIEYRMKNEIHVRCIAEAHLPTKWGGEFIAKVFVSDVEEGQHEHVALIKGDVAGDDPVLVRVHSSCLTGDVFGSFRCDCGDQLHKAMHMIEKSGKGVLLYMNQEGRGIGLGNKIKAYALQEKGMDTVEANISLGFKPDLRDYGVGAQILVSLGIKKINLLTNNPKKMIGLSGFGLNILERIPIEVPYRRENIAYMRTKKEKLGHQLENLDPCCEDSDHEAN; from the coding sequence ATGCCATTTGCCAAAATACCGGAAGTCATTGAAGCGATCCGCCAGGGGAAAATGATCATTCTCGTCGACGACGAGGACCGCGAAAACGAAGGCGATTTGTGCCTGGCGGCCGAGAAAGTGTCGCCGGAAGCCGTCAACTTCATGGTCAAAAACGCCCGCGGCCTGGTCTGCCTGACGATGACCGAGGAACGGGCCGACGAACTGCAACTGTTTCCGATGGTCAGCGACAACACCAGCCGCTTCGGTACCGCGTTCACCGTCAGCATCGAAGCGCGGCACGGCGTCACCACCGGCATCTCGGCGCACGACCGCGCCACGACGATCCGCACGGCCGTCGATCCCAAAACCCAACCGGCCGACCTGGCCCGTCCCGGCCACGTGTTTCCGCTGCGCGCCCGAAGGGGCGGCGTGTTGCGCCGCACCGGCCAGACCGAGGGCAGCGTCGATCTGATGCGGATGGCCGGCCTGACGCCGATGGCGGTGATTTGCGAGGTTATGAAGGACGACGGCACCATGGCGCGGTTGCCCGACCTGCGCAAATTCGCCGCCGAGCACGAGCTGCTGATCTGTTCCATCGCCGACATCATCGAATACCGGATGAAGAACGAAATCCACGTGCGCTGCATCGCCGAGGCCCACCTGCCGACCAAGTGGGGCGGCGAGTTCATCGCCAAGGTTTTCGTCTCGGACGTCGAGGAAGGCCAGCACGAGCACGTGGCGCTGATCAAGGGAGACGTGGCGGGCGACGATCCCGTTCTGGTCCGGGTGCACTCGAGCTGCCTGACGGGCGACGTGTTCGGCTCGTTCCGCTGCGATTGCGGCGATCAGTTGCACAAAGCCATGCACATGATCGAAAAATCGGGCAAAGGCGTGCTATTGTACATGAACCAGGAAGGCCGCGGCATCGGGTTGGGCAACAAGATCAAGGCCTATGCCCTGCAGGAAAAAGGCATGGACACCGTCGAGGCCAATATCAGCCTGGGCTTCAAGCCCGATTTGCGCGATTATGGCGTCGGCGCCCAGATCCTTGTGTCCCTGGGCATTAAGAAGATAAACTTGTTGACCAACAACCCGAAGAAGATGATCGGCCTGTCGGGTTTCGGACTCAATATCCTGGAACGAATCCCGATCGAAGTGCCGTATCGGCGGGAAAACATCGCGTACATGCGCACCAAGAAGGAAAAACTGGGTCACCAGTTGGAAAACCTGGACCCCTGCTGCGAGGATTCCGACCATGAAGCAAATTGA
- a CDS encoding short-chain dehydrogenase produces MTVRGETVLVLGGWGLVGRAVCHELMQDHPKRMVVCSLTKEEAEEAVRDLERERDQMNEADGEKIKTRFVAEWGDIFARLEFKDRNAREIKDNKDLEKIIDDTFNDLKKINLDRMFLYHMINKYKPAVVIDAINTATIVAYKDIYAATLDLRLKLEALEKAQAGSGDLDQAVRDIGHSIREHLSSIYLPRLIRHIQIMYLALKKVRTKFFVKIGTTGTGGMGLNIPYTHSEEKPSQKLLSKSAVAGAHSLLLFLMANTPDTAFTIEIKPAAAIAWKSIDHGTVKRGKTPIALYDNPPKKAFALGQYLSLDLPCAQAGDRIVDTGKALEAVYINTGENGLFSQGEFTAITTTGQMEYVTPEEIARNVRAELLGGNTGHDIITALKNSIMSSTYRAGFMRDMAIQRLNKLEKEHGESVAFEILGPPRLSKLLYEAYLLKQAYGTPEKIAAQTPADMAAKLEGLVTKNADLRQAIISIGVPILLSDGERLLRGPKIVSPPFRGDNQIPLTPRLVDQYCEEGWVDLRVANLAVWRQRIEKLTGLLDAVDWSKEGANTSSRFNRKNYLDESGKLNIGEIVGWIFNTEEGGSRMNFVPIKARPLKPLKQ; encoded by the coding sequence ATGACCGTTCGTGGTGAAACAGTACTCGTCCTGGGCGGCTGGGGGCTGGTCGGCCGCGCCGTCTGTCATGAACTCATGCAAGACCATCCGAAACGAATGGTTGTCTGCAGCCTCACCAAGGAGGAGGCGGAAGAAGCCGTCCGCGATCTCGAACGCGAGCGCGACCAGATGAACGAGGCGGACGGCGAAAAGATCAAAACCAGGTTCGTCGCCGAATGGGGCGATATTTTCGCCCGCCTGGAATTCAAGGATCGCAACGCCCGCGAAATCAAGGACAACAAGGATCTGGAAAAGATCATCGACGATACGTTCAACGATCTGAAAAAAATCAATCTCGACCGGATGTTCCTGTACCACATGATCAACAAGTACAAGCCGGCGGTGGTCATCGACGCGATCAACACCGCGACCATCGTGGCCTACAAGGACATTTACGCGGCCACGCTCGACCTGCGGCTGAAGCTCGAGGCCTTGGAAAAAGCCCAGGCCGGCTCCGGCGATCTCGATCAGGCGGTCAGGGACATCGGCCACAGCATCCGCGAACACCTGTCGAGCATCTATCTGCCGCGGCTGATCCGCCACATCCAGATCATGTACCTCGCGCTGAAGAAAGTGCGGACCAAGTTCTTCGTGAAAATCGGCACCACCGGCACCGGCGGCATGGGCCTCAACATTCCGTATACGCATTCCGAGGAAAAGCCGAGCCAGAAGCTGCTGTCGAAAAGCGCGGTGGCCGGCGCCCACAGCCTGCTGCTGTTTTTGATGGCCAACACCCCGGACACGGCGTTCACCATCGAGATCAAGCCGGCGGCGGCGATTGCCTGGAAGTCGATCGATCACGGCACGGTGAAGCGCGGCAAGACGCCGATCGCGCTGTACGACAACCCGCCGAAGAAGGCCTTCGCGCTGGGGCAGTACCTTTCGCTCGACCTGCCCTGCGCCCAGGCCGGCGACCGCATTGTCGACACCGGCAAGGCGCTCGAGGCGGTATACATCAACACCGGCGAAAACGGTTTGTTCTCGCAGGGCGAGTTCACCGCGATCACCACGACCGGCCAGATGGAATACGTCACGCCGGAGGAAATCGCGCGCAACGTCCGCGCCGAATTGCTGGGCGGCAACACCGGCCACGACATCATCACGGCGCTGAAAAACTCGATCATGAGCAGCACCTACCGCGCCGGGTTCATGCGCGACATGGCGATCCAACGCCTGAACAAGCTCGAAAAGGAGCACGGCGAGAGCGTGGCCTTCGAAATCCTCGGCCCGCCCCGGTTGTCGAAGTTGCTGTACGAGGCTTATCTGTTGAAGCAGGCCTACGGCACGCCCGAAAAAATCGCGGCGCAGACTCCTGCCGACATGGCCGCCAAGCTCGAAGGCCTGGTCACGAAAAACGCCGACCTGCGCCAGGCGATCATTTCCATCGGGGTGCCGATTCTGCTGAGCGACGGCGAGCGCCTGTTGCGCGGCCCGAAAATCGTCAGCCCGCCGTTCCGCGGCGACAACCAGATTCCGCTGACCCCGCGCCTGGTCGATCAATATTGCGAGGAAGGCTGGGTTGACTTGCGCGTCGCCAACCTCGCCGTCTGGCGCCAGCGGATCGAAAAGTTGACCGGCCTGCTCGACGCCGTGGATTGGTCGAAAGAAGGCGCCAACACCTCCAGCCGATTTAATCGCAAGAACTACCTCGACGAAAGCGGTAAGCTCAACATCGGCGAGATCGTCGGCTGGATCTTCAACACCGAGGAAGGCGGCAGCCGGATGAACTTCGTGCCCATCAAGGCTCGCCCGCTGAAGCCGCTGAAGCAGTAG
- the ribD gene encoding bifunctional diaminohydroxyphosphoribosylaminopyrimidine deaminase/5-amino-6-(5-phosphoribosylamino)uracil reductase RibD: protein MRRALRLAVRGHGWTNPNPMVGAVLVRDGRIIGEGYHTAVGNPHAEREALADCRRRGENPAGATLYVNLEPCNHQGRTPPCTEAIIESRLARVIIAHQDPNPLVNGSGIRRLESAGIPVESGVLAKEAIALNEGYCRYICAGRPFVTLKAATTLDGRIATASGHSQWVSGPAALRFAHWLRHVNDAILVGVDTVIADDPQLTCRLPDFFPHRQPLRVILDSRLRIPPAAKVVSGKLPGQTLVAVTDRAPREKIDRLAKPGVIVDIFPADADGRVDIAAVLQALHRRQIAALLVEGGGHVHASFLQLRLADKLNLVLAPKLVGGRDAKSWIAGELAATMDQALRLKDFHTRRLGVDLLVESHLEEVGECLLV, encoded by the coding sequence ATGCGCCGGGCCTTGCGCCTGGCCGTTCGCGGGCATGGCTGGACCAACCCGAATCCAATGGTCGGCGCCGTCCTCGTGCGCGACGGCCGAATCATCGGCGAAGGCTATCACACCGCCGTCGGCAACCCGCACGCCGAACGGGAAGCCCTGGCCGATTGCCGCCGGCGCGGCGAAAATCCGGCCGGCGCCACTCTGTACGTCAATCTCGAGCCCTGCAATCACCAGGGCCGCACGCCCCCTTGCACCGAAGCGATCATCGAAAGCCGACTCGCCCGGGTGATCATCGCCCATCAAGACCCCAATCCGCTCGTCAACGGCAGCGGCATCCGCCGCCTTGAATCAGCGGGAATCCCGGTTGAAAGCGGAGTTCTGGCGAAGGAAGCCATCGCGCTCAACGAGGGTTATTGCCGGTACATTTGCGCCGGGCGGCCCTTCGTCACGCTCAAGGCCGCGACCACCCTGGACGGCCGCATCGCCACCGCCAGCGGACATAGCCAATGGGTCAGCGGGCCGGCCGCGCTCCGGTTCGCCCACTGGCTGCGCCACGTCAACGACGCCATTCTGGTCGGGGTCGACACCGTGATCGCCGACGATCCGCAACTGACCTGCCGGTTGCCGGATTTCTTCCCCCACCGGCAGCCTTTGCGGGTGATTCTCGATTCCCGCCTGCGGATTCCGCCCGCCGCCAAGGTCGTCAGCGGAAAGCTGCCCGGACAGACGCTGGTGGCCGTCACCGACCGGGCGCCGCGGGAAAAAATCGACCGCCTTGCCAAGCCGGGCGTAATAGTGGATATATTCCCCGCCGACGCCGACGGCCGGGTGGACATCGCGGCGGTGCTCCAAGCACTGCATCGCCGCCAGATCGCCGCCTTGCTGGTGGAGGGCGGAGGGCACGTCCACGCCTCTTTTCTCCAGCTCCGGCTGGCGGATAAATTGAATCTGGTGCTCGCGCCCAAGCTGGTCGGCGGCCGCGACGCCAAATCGTGGATCGCCGGCGAACTGGCGGCGACCATGGATCAAGCCCTGCGCCTGAAGGATTTTCATACGCGGCGGCTGGGCGTTGATCTGCTGGTGGAAAGCCACCTCGAGGAAGTAGGCGAGTGTTTACTGGTTTGA
- the rpiB gene encoding ribose 5-phosphate isomerase B: MRLVIACDHGGLALKNTLKEMLAGSGHELLDIGTHTEESVDYPDFGKLAAEMVAGGEVERGILICGTGIGMSITANKVRGIRAALCTNEFMAKMARRHNDANMLVLGGRVLGDELAKEIVAAFLATGFDGGRHEKRLQKIAALEK, encoded by the coding sequence ATGAGGCTGGTGATCGCTTGCGACCATGGCGGATTGGCCCTGAAAAATACCCTCAAGGAAATGCTGGCCGGCTCCGGTCATGAACTGCTCGATATCGGTACGCACACCGAGGAAAGCGTGGATTATCCCGATTTCGGCAAGCTGGCGGCCGAGATGGTTGCCGGCGGCGAGGTCGAACGCGGCATCCTGATTTGCGGCACCGGCATTGGCATGAGCATCACCGCCAACAAGGTCAGGGGCATTCGCGCGGCGCTGTGCACCAACGAATTCATGGCCAAAATGGCGCGCCGGCACAACGACGCCAATATGCTGGTGCTGGGCGGACGCGTGCTCGGCGACGAACTGGCGAAAGAGATCGTCGCGGCGTTTCTGGCCACCGGCTTCGACGGCGGCCGGCACGAAAAACGATTGCAAAAGATCGCCGCGCTGGAAAAGTAG
- a CDS encoding HAD hydrolase-like protein, with protein MKIFLFDIDGTIMLSGGAGLRAMERAFEERYRIPNSFAEFHFQGKVDPAIFREALVKHNLPVADPDQEIRALITKYEQYIAEEMPRSTKAILYPGVKELILALTGCPGVSIGLLTGNVIGGARAKLSHFDLWRYFPYGAFGSDEEIRSRLVPIALERASRHLGTVVRPGRDVYIIGDTDRDIATAKDNGCTAVGVGTLNFSAARLAELGADIVFENFADTKRVLQTLGVADERTDRALSENPRFPA; from the coding sequence GTGAAAATTTTTCTTTTTGATATCGACGGCACTATCATGCTTTCAGGCGGCGCCGGCCTGCGCGCCATGGAGCGGGCGTTCGAGGAACGCTACCGGATTCCCAATTCGTTCGCCGAGTTCCACTTTCAGGGCAAGGTCGATCCGGCGATTTTCCGTGAGGCGCTGGTCAAGCACAACCTGCCGGTCGCCGATCCGGACCAGGAAATCCGCGCGCTGATCACCAAGTACGAGCAGTACATCGCCGAGGAAATGCCGCGCAGCACCAAGGCGATTCTCTATCCCGGCGTGAAGGAACTGATCCTGGCGCTGACGGGATGCCCCGGCGTTTCCATCGGCCTTTTGACCGGCAACGTGATCGGCGGCGCGCGGGCGAAGCTGTCGCACTTCGACCTGTGGCGCTATTTCCCCTACGGCGCTTTCGGCAGCGACGAGGAAATCCGCTCGCGCCTCGTGCCGATCGCCCTTGAACGCGCCTCCCGCCACCTCGGCACGGTGGTTCGGCCCGGCCGGGATGTATATATTATCGGCGATACCGACCGCGATATCGCCACGGCCAAGGACAACGGGTGCACCGCGGTGGGCGTCGGTACCTTGAATTTCAGCGCCGCGCGCCTGGCCGAACTGGGCGCCGATATCGTGTTCGAAAATTTCGCCGATACCAAACGGGTATTGCAAACCTTGGGAGTCGCCGATGAACGAACGGATCGCGCACTATCTGAAAATCCTCGATTTCCTGCGTGA
- the nrdR gene encoding transcriptional repressor NrdR has product MRCPYCGSDQSKVMDSRFRKEGNVIRRRRECLKCERRFTTYERIEEILPHVVKKDGRREPFDRQKIYAGISRACEKLSVSIDQMEDLVSEVERHFSEQGDREISSRDIGEYVVSRLKYLHPVAYVRFASVYRSFKDVDAFMAELKEILDERKSSGA; this is encoded by the coding sequence ATGCGTTGTCCCTATTGCGGTTCCGATCAGAGCAAGGTGATGGACTCCCGTTTTCGCAAGGAGGGCAACGTCATTCGGCGGCGGCGCGAGTGCCTGAAGTGCGAACGCCGCTTCACGACCTACGAGCGCATCGAGGAAATCCTGCCCCACGTGGTGAAGAAGGACGGCCGGCGCGAGCCGTTCGACCGCCAGAAAATCTACGCCGGCATCAGCCGGGCCTGCGAAAAACTTTCAGTTTCGATCGACCAGATGGAAGACCTGGTCAGCGAGGTCGAACGTCATTTTTCCGAACAGGGCGATCGGGAAATTTCCAGCCGCGACATCGGCGAATACGTCGTTTCGCGGTTGAAGTACCTGCACCCGGTCGCGTACGTCCGGTTCGCCTCGGTCTATCGTTCTTTTAAAGATGTCGATGCCTTCATGGCGGAGTTGAAAGAGATACTGGATGAACGGAAATCAAGCGGCGCTTGA
- a CDS encoding riboflavin synthase, with protein MFTGLIESIGLLEGTERRGANLAFRLRATPALPDLQIGESIAVDGYCLTVTGGDGARLLADVSPETLARTTAGQRRPGDRLNLERALRLGDRLGGHLVAGHVDGIGTVRQVAEQGGFVVLRIEAPAEILRYCVSKGSIAVDGVSLTINQVDAQGFELGIIPHTWESTALSGRRSGDAVNLETDLLGKYVERFLLQRFPTGKQPPESKLTEEFLAEHGFLNSGK; from the coding sequence GTGTTTACTGGTTTGATCGAATCCATCGGCCTGTTGGAAGGCACCGAGCGCCGGGGCGCGAACCTGGCGTTTCGCCTGCGGGCGACGCCGGCCTTGCCGGACCTGCAGATCGGCGAATCGATCGCGGTCGACGGCTATTGTCTGACCGTGACCGGCGGTGACGGCGCCCGCTTGCTGGCCGATGTCAGCCCGGAGACCCTGGCGCGGACGACGGCCGGGCAGCGGCGTCCCGGCGATCGGCTGAACCTGGAACGTGCCCTGCGCCTGGGCGACCGCCTGGGCGGCCATCTGGTGGCCGGGCACGTCGACGGCATCGGCACGGTCCGGCAGGTCGCCGAACAGGGCGGCTTCGTCGTGCTGCGGATCGAAGCGCCGGCCGAGATCCTGCGCTATTGCGTGTCCAAAGGCTCGATCGCGGTGGACGGAGTCAGTCTGACGATCAACCAGGTGGACGCGCAAGGTTTTGAATTGGGAATTATTCCGCATACTTGGGAATCGACCGCCCTGTCGGGGCGGCGTTCGGGCGATGCGGTGAATCTGGAAACGGATCTGCTCGGAAAATACGTGGAACGTTTTCTCCTGCAACGGTTTCCAACGGGGAAACAGCCGCCGGAATCCAAGTTGACCGAGGAATTTCTGGCCGAACACGGTTTTCTGAACAGCGGGAAGTAG
- a CDS encoding radical SAM protein: MSASDALRVCETFRSLAGETTRQGLPAWFIRLTGCNLRCLWCDSGYAWEEGESRLIASLLSEADAQDTDLIVVTGGEPLNQPLAGELIAALAERGKTVLVETNGTRPIDSLDPRAVRIVDVKPPSARAAEPFLLANLNHLRPVDELKFLVADHPDFDFAVDFIRANRLAGRCPLLLSPVFGRLDPAELAEWVLASRLSLRLQLQLHKILWNPQDRRREEGGALLFAGRRDSFSIQQAVEKGRPGLFQPRSTKSVVFVSLHFRQLRKLAKMAIHPWIARRVFFNTLLVKSHRKGANDDEAGDRLRPWRIGPEKYPQGNAGRLRS; encoded by the coding sequence TTGTCCGCTTCTGACGCTCTCCGGGTTTGCGAAACCTTTCGCAGCCTCGCCGGCGAGACGACCCGCCAGGGTCTGCCCGCCTGGTTCATCCGGCTCACCGGCTGCAATTTGCGTTGTCTCTGGTGCGACAGCGGATACGCCTGGGAAGAGGGCGAATCCCGCTTGATCGCCTCGCTGCTGTCCGAGGCCGACGCGCAGGACACGGACCTGATCGTGGTCACGGGCGGCGAACCGCTGAACCAGCCCCTGGCCGGCGAATTGATTGCGGCGTTGGCCGAACGCGGCAAAACGGTGTTGGTGGAAACCAACGGCACCCGACCGATCGATTCGCTGGATCCGCGTGCCGTGCGCATCGTGGACGTCAAACCGCCCTCCGCCCGGGCGGCCGAGCCTTTTCTGCTCGCCAACCTGAATCACCTCCGGCCGGTCGACGAACTGAAGTTTCTCGTCGCCGACCACCCGGATTTCGATTTTGCCGTCGATTTCATCCGTGCCAACCGGCTGGCCGGGCGTTGTCCGCTGCTCTTGTCGCCGGTTTTCGGCCGGCTCGACCCCGCCGAATTGGCGGAGTGGGTGCTGGCGTCGCGGTTGTCGTTGCGGTTGCAGCTCCAGTTGCACAAAATCCTCTGGAATCCGCAAGATCGGCGGCGAGAGGAGGGCGGCGCGTTGCTTTTCGCCGGGCGGCGTGATAGCTTTTCGATCCAACAGGCTGTTGAAAAAGGTCGTCCTGGCCTTTTTCAACCACGCTCAACAAAAAGCGTGGTTTTTGTTTCGCTTCATTTTCGGCAACTTCGGAAGTTAGCGAAAATGGCGATCCATCCATGGATCGCACGCCGGGTGTTTTTCAACACCCTGCTAGTAAAATCCCACCGCAAGGGAGCGAATGACGATGAGGCTGGTGATCGCTTGCGACCATGGCGGATTGGCCCTGAAAAATACCCTCAAGGAAATGCTGGCCGGCTCCGGTCATGA
- a CDS encoding 6,7-dimethyl-8-ribityllumazine synthase, with the protein MKQIEGKIVAKGFRFAIVVSRWNSFVTSKLLDGAVDAIVRHDGDKEAITVVWVPGSFEIPAVARQLALSGKYDAVIALGAVIRGGTPHFEYIAAEVSKGIAQAALEAKVPISFGVLTTDTLEQAIERAGSKAGNKGAEAALSALEMISVYEQIK; encoded by the coding sequence ATGAAGCAAATTGAGGGAAAGATCGTCGCCAAAGGCTTTCGCTTCGCCATCGTGGTGTCGCGTTGGAACAGCTTCGTGACCAGCAAGCTGCTCGACGGCGCGGTGGACGCGATCGTCCGGCACGACGGCGACAAGGAAGCCATCACCGTCGTCTGGGTTCCGGGTTCGTTCGAGATCCCGGCGGTAGCCCGGCAACTGGCGCTTTCCGGCAAATACGACGCGGTGATCGCGCTGGGCGCGGTGATCCGCGGCGGCACGCCGCACTTCGAGTACATCGCCGCCGAGGTCAGCAAGGGCATCGCGCAGGCGGCGCTGGAGGCCAAGGTGCCGATCAGTTTCGGCGTGCTGACCACCGACACGCTCGAGCAAGCCATCGAGCGGGCGGGCAGCAAGGCGGGCAACAAAGGGGCGGAAGCGGCATTGTCCGCGTTGGAAATGATCAGCGTTTACGAGCAGATTAAATAG